GGGCAAGCATTTGGGACACATCCCTATACAATCGGTGGGATGAAAAAAAGCTGGGAAGGTTCCCTGACGATGGTAGTAATTAGTTATGCGATCGCCAGCAGCATTCTATGGGCAATTCAAGGTAATATCTGGCAAACTTGGCTCGTAGCTTTAGCAGTAGCCTTAGTTGCTACAGCATTAGAAGCTTTCTCTCGCTGGGGAATTGATAATTTAACCGTTCCACTAGCCAGCGCTGGAGTTTGTTGGTGGCTGAATCAAATTTGGTTGAGTTAATCCGTAAATCTTGCCACCTCTAGCGTAAATCCAGGTAATACGGCTTCCCCAGAGAGTTGTGTCGGCAATGCTAGCACCTCTTTTTCTTGCCCTTGGCGATAGATTTCTACCTGTTGGTTTTGAGGATCGAACAACCAAGCGAGTCGCACCCCACTATCTTGATATTCCTGCATTTTGGCTTGCAGAGTTGGCAGATCGTCAGTGCGAGAGCGTAATTCAATGATAAAATCGGGAGCGATCGGCGGGAATTTCTGGCGTTGTTCGGGAGTTAAAGCTTCCCAGCGAGATAATTCCACCCAAGCTGCATCAGGCGATCGATTTCCTCCACCTGGTAGCTTAAAAATAGTGGAGGAACTAAAAACTTTCCCCAATCCAGTTTGGCGGTTCCAAATCCCCAGATCGATTCCCAATTCCATTTCTCGATTACCGCTATATCCACCAACAGGTGACATAAAAATTAAAACTCCTGCTGCATTGCGTTCAATGTTGAGATCTGGATTGTTGATACAGAGTTGATAGAACTGCTCGTCAGTCAAATGAACGTGCTTGAGATCCACCATCAAAGGTAGTGTGAGAGTTGTCATAATCATCAATTGCGATTGTGCGCGATCGCTGCCTTATCTTTTAGTTTATACACTCTGCTGCGATCGCTCAATTGAATCTAAGATGGAAGAGGAGAGGCTGAAGACTAGTTAAAGAAGGGTGATGGTTGGGAACAATCAGCTTACTATATTAAGTAATTAGACCATTGCGAAGCTGGTCGTCTTCAGTCTCTCACCTGATGTAATAGAGGAATAACATTATGGACGAGAATAAGCTAAATTCTTTGGTCGGACAATTCCTTCAAGACCTAGGCGGAGCATTTAGCGTGCCTCTTGTGCAAATTGGGGAGCATCTTGGACTCTATGAAGCCCTCAATGATGCCGGTCCTAGCACAGTAACGGAGATCGCCCAATCGACGGGTGTTGCCGAACGCTACATGAGAGAATGGCTCAGTGCTCAGGCTGCCTCAAAATATATTTCCTACGATGCGGACACAGAGAAGTTCTGGATGACTCCCGAACAAGCATTTTTGCTAGCCGATCGAGATAGTCCGTTTTACCTAGCTCCGGCCTTTGGGGCTGCTGCCACGTTCCAGCAAAACGAACCGCAGGTGCGCGAAGTATTCAAGACTGGAGCTGGAATTCCTTGGGGAGAACAAACCCAATGCCTGTCCTGCGCTGTTGCAAGGTTCTTTCGCCCTGGCTATCAGAACAATTTAGTTCAGTCGTGGCTGCCTGCCCTGAACGGTATGGTGGAAAAACTAGAGCAGGGAGCGAGAGTTGCTGATGTTGGTTGCGGGCACGGAATTACCACCGCAATTATGGCTCAGGCATTTCCCAACTCGGAATTTGTCGGATTTGATTTTCACCAGCCCTCAATTGACGCAGCGCGGGATCATGTAGCAGCTCACAGCCTGACCAATGTAAGATTTGAGGTTAGTCTAGCCAAGGAACTCCCTGGTCATTATGACTTGGTAACAATTTTCGACTGCCTGCATGACATGGGCGATCCGGTTGGAGCGATGAAGCACGTCCGCGAATTGCTCGACGAGAATGGCGCGTGCATGATTGTCGAGCCTATGGCAGGAGATCGCTTGGCGGACAACCTCAATCCGGTCAGTCGGCTGTACTATTCTGCGTCAACAATGGTCTGCGTCCCGACTTCATTGGCTCAGGAAAACGGTGCTGCCCTCGGAGCCCAAGCAGGAGAAAAACGTCTCAGGGAAGCAATTGTGGATGGCGCTGGTTTTAGCCACCTCAACCGCGTTGCAGAAACCCCATTTAACCTCGTTCTTGAAGCGCGCCCCTGATGGAGCCTGTTTCCCGCCAGAGCTAAATACGCAATGTTGTTGTGTCTCAGTTGCTGCCTAACAGGCCGTTCCGTTGTACCGCTCAGATTGTCGGTGAGGGCATAGCTTGGAAATAGTTGATTAGGGCGATCGGGTTGAGGCACGAAACCCAACATTGATAAATACAAGCCTGACAGACAAATTGTCGAACATTAATTGATGTAGCTAGATTTGTCTGAGCGGTATGTATCTAGGTATATTGGGAAGGAGCGGGCGTTTCGTGACTTCGCCACATAGATGAGCCATCAATGAGTATTCCTACTTCTATCTTGGCAGACTTACTCAGTGCCATTCCCGAAATCAGAACCCAACTTTACTTCAAATCTTCCCTCACAGCGCTGTCTCACGCTATGGAAGATCAGGTTTTAGCAGGTTCCGAACCGCCTCTAGTTATTGCTAGTTTCCAAAGGGAAAGGTTTTATCGGCAAGAAGCTCACCGTTATCGGCGGATTGCTGACAAAACTAGACAAGTATATATCTTAGCGGCTCCAGAAACGGAATTTAAAAACTGTTCGCAGGAGTATGAAACAGTCGCTTTTGAACCAGAAGATGGACTAGCTCAAGAATGGCACTTAGTAGTAATTAGTCCTAGTTATTGTTGCGGCTTGATCTGTCGCGAAAAAATAGTTGAAGACAAAACCGAAGCAAAAGTAACGTGTAGGCAAAACACGCCAACTAAAGTGGCTCAACCAATAGCAGCAATGGATACCTCCCGCAGATTTGAAGGTATTTGGACATTTGAGCGCCCCATTGTTTCTTTAGCCGCAGAACTTTTACTGAAACAGATTTTAGTTTATAGACCGGAATTGAGTGATAAAGTGCGACAAGCATTTAATCTTTATCAAATAAAACCAGAAATCAAGCCTAGCAAAGTTATTACGCCTAGAAATGAAGGATTTACTAACTACGAAGCTTTTGTGCAAAGGCTAGTTACCTACCTCCAAGCAGGACAGTATAAACTCCTCAAAGCCTATCGTTCTATTGCCGATCGCGAGCAAAAAGAAAGGTTAGTTAACTCAATCACTACCGCCATTAGACGTTCTCTCGATCCAGAGGAAATTTTGCAAGCAGCAGTAGAACAACTGGGAATAGCTGTGGCTGCTAGTAGATGTCTAATTTATCGTTGTCAAGCTACAGATAGAGAAACTGAGATTATTCATGAATTCTGTGCCACTTATCCGAAAAAGCGGGGCAAAATTCCATCTATTCAAGGCAAAATCTGGTCTTTTGGCAATAATCCTTTGTTCGAGAAAGTAGCTCAAACTCTAGAACCAGTTTGCGTCAATGATGCAGCTACAGATGAATTGCTGATCGATCGCCCAGATGTCCAAAGTTTAGTCGAAAAATATAAAATTCGCTCTTGGCTGATGGTTCCAGTCGTTTACAAAGACCAACTCTTGGGAATCGTCGAAATCCACCATTGTGGGGAAAGTGAACCTCAGTGGCAAGAAAATGAGGTAGGGTTAGTCGAAGCGATCGCGGCTCAAATTGCTGTAGCCTTACTCCAAGCCCAAGCTTACACCAATTTAGAAAATCTCAACCAACAATTAGAGGCTTTAGATCGAACCCGTTCCAATTTAGTCGCGATTACAGGTCATGAATTACGCACTCCTCTGTCAACGATTCAAGTATGCTTAGAAAGTCTCGCCAGCGAACCAGATATGTCTCTTGAGTTGCGTCAGGTGATGCTAAACACGGCATTGCAAGACGGGGAACGGATGCGGAAGCTGATTCAAGATTTTTTGACTCTATCCCGTCTCGAAGGCGGTCAAGTAGACTGGCATCCTGAAACCTTATCTTTGAAAGAATGCGTCGAGTTAGCAATTAGCGGTCTGCGCGCCAGGAACCTAGAAACCAAAATTCCGAAAATTATCGTTAATCTACCTCCTAAACTCTTGGTTCGTGCTGATGGTGAATGGCTTGTGGAAGTCTTGGCAAAGCTGATGGATAATGCTTGCAAATTCACTACCCCACAAGGACAAGTAATTGTGACTGCGATCGCCGACGATCCCTCTATGGTAGAAGTGACAATTACCGATACCGGTCGTGGCATTACCCCAGAAAGCCTAGAAACAGTATTTGACCTATTTTATCAAGAAGAAGGCGCTCTACGACGGACTACAGGCGGAACAGGCTTGGGTTTAGCCATTTGTCGGCAAATCGTCAATAACTGGGGCGGCAAAATCTGGGCCCAATCGGCAGGAAAAAACCAAGGCAGCCAATTCCATTTTACCGTTCCCTTAGTTTCCAGTCATCCCAGCCGAACTCTAGAAAATAAACTACAGCGATCGCCATAATCTTGGGCACGGGGCATAGGGCATAGGGCATTGATTTGATTATCCTCCCCCTGCTCCTCTGCTCCTCTGCTCCTCTGCTCCCCCGCTCCCCTACGGTGTAACTCCTGAATATAAAGGCATTACAGAACCATATACATCTCTCCCTAAAACATTGGTTCTCAGTAAACTTTTTGTATTCCCCTGTTTAGTTTCTTGGATGTGAATATTATGATTTCTCGTGAAAGACTGGAAAGCACTCACCGCATAAATCAGCGACACATTTGAATTTTGATTGATAAATGCTGGTGCAGAATTAGGTACATCTTTAGTAGGGTAAATTAGTCCACCTAAAAGTTCTGTAGAGCCACCATTACGAGTTTCAATCACTGTTGGAGAACCTAAGCTAGTGGTATTATTTTCGGTTTTCAAGCCTAAAATCCACAATTTGGCTCCATTATTCCGAATTTTCCAGTCATTAATTTCTGGATTGAGTTGTCTAGCCCAGACTTTTTGAGTACTGCTAAACTCAAACTTAGAACCCCAAATATCTTCTAAAAATAGTTTACCTGCCCCAGAAATACCTCGATAAGACCTACTTCCCCCTAATCGGAGATCTTCTAAAACTAAAGTTCTACGAGTCGCTTGTTCAATCCCAATCGCTCCAGCATTATCCCCAATACCTCCACCTGTATCTAAACCGTTGATAATGACGGTATCTGGGTTACCATTGCCAATCCGTAAAAATGGTTGAGGTGCTTGAGAATTGCTAAAGAACACGTTGTCGTAAGATTCTAAACGAGCGTAGAGTCCAAGTATTTTTTTGATATTACCTCTGAGAATCAGAGTTTTATTAATTCGGTAATAACCAGTTGGGAAATATAGGGTTGTTTTCCCAGAATTAATCGATGAATCAATTGCTTTTTGAATTGCAGTAGTGTCATTAGAACCATCACTAGGTGTAGCTCCAAAATCAGCCACATTCACCCAGTTTTCAAGGTTATTATCGTGGAAAACTGGGGCTTCTTCTATTGGCAATTTGAGCGATCGCCCAGTGGAATTAAATAAACTTAATGCCTGTGCTGATACGTATTCAGTAATACTAGTTCCAGGAATTATTTGCCCTCTATTTTTAACTACAGCTTGATAACCAGTAGTTTTCACATTCCGCAAATAAACGTTTCCCGCATAATTATCAATCGCTACATTTTCGGGACTACCACCATTTAACTTAGCATCAATTAATACAGTTAAATTTCGCGTATCTCTCGAATAAGCTTGGGTAGTATTTTCATGCTTAATTACTGGAACGCGATTGTTGCTAGTTAACCCGTGAATGCTCAATATATTCCACATATTGCGGATACCAGCAACTTTCTGATTTTCTAAAGTAATATTTTCTAAAGTGATAGAATATTCAGGACTTACCGTATCAATACCCAAATTAAAACCAACGATCTTCACATTTTTAATTAAACAAGGTCCTGGCCATCCCCTAGACATACTTAAACCAACTGTTCCACTACCATCTCCAGAGCGAATGGTGACGTTTCTTAAGGCACCAAGATTATTTGCATGATAATCTATACCTACTGCACCTGCATTTCCTTTGCCAGTATCTACGGTTAAATCAAATATATAATTGCGATGAGAGCGTCCACCACCACCATTTGGAAATCCTCCTATCCCTGCGGTGTAAATTACTGCTTTAGGATTTTGTGGATCTTGATATCCGGTCGCTTTATCTTTTAATTTAATAATCGATGTATTTGGATTTTCACCTTGGAAAGCCAAAAAGTTTTCCCAGTTGCCTGAGTTATTTTTCCAGACTAAAGTATCACTAACTAAATAAGTCCCTTTAGGAAAGTAAATGACTTTCTTGCCACTTTTATAACCTAAGTTATCTCTAATTGCCTGTAATATTGCTTGAGTATCATCAGTTATACCATCTCCTTTAGCTCCATAGGCAGTTTTAATATTAACGATGTTAGAAATATTGGGGAACTTTTTATCTAGTGAAACTGGCTGTGTTGCAGCTAAGACAGGTATGGTTCCGTTAAATATTGTAGGAATTAATCCCAGACATAGTAATAATTTAAATGGCTTTTTCAACATAAAATAAAGTATTTTCTCAGATTATCCCTAGATTAATCATATGTTTGCAGCTATACCAGGGAAGTTTCACCTATCCTAGTGAGTATTTTGTGGACAATAATATGTGGATTTACTTAAGCAGGAATTCGGAATTATACGATCTGATGTTGAATATCAAAAGCAGTAATGAGGTTTGAAGCGTCGATAATTACTGAAAAATCAGATATAGGCAATAACAATTTGAGGATAAGTAGAACGGCGTAATTAAACTGTGTGGGCTGGGCGGGTTTTGGATACGTAGAGACAAGGGTATATCGCGTCTCTACTGTTACACCGTATGAATCTAAAGAGAGGGCGGGTTGATTTGATATCGATAGCTTCGGCTGAATTGGCTAGCAAAACCCGCACGGTTGCTAGAAGTCTGCCGTGCAACGCCAGACTCGTAACCTCCCCTACAATCTGTTTGTGTTTAATCGTGCCCACTTACTTAACTATCGCTGTTGACTCAGCTTGCTCTTGTCAAAGTACAAATAGCGAACTACCTGGGCTAGACAAATAGAGAACTATAGCGACATATTGCTAAACTAAACAGGAAAATCCTTTTCTAGCGCTCAATTATTTAATTCCTAATGGCTCAACTGTCTAAAGATTTGCATCGCTACTTTATCGAAACCCCACCTGGCGATCGCGTTACTCTATCTGATGTACTAGTCTTAGCAGGCGAACGCACCTTCGGCTTTCTATTTGTCTTATTAGCCCTTCCTTCTGCCTTACCAATCCCTGCTGCTGGATATTCTACCCCTTTTGGGATTGTGATGCTGTTACTAGCAGTTCAGCTAATATTAGGCTCTCAAAGCCCTTGGTTACCCGCTAAAATGATGAAATATCCCATCGCTCTAACTCGCGTTCAGGGGATTGTCAAAGCTGGGATTCCTTGGATGCAACGCATCGAGAAACTATCCAAACCCCGTTTGAGAGGTATTTGTACTACTAGAATTGGTAGAGGGATTTTGGGATTAGCGATCGCTTTGATGGCAATTTCAATGATGATTCCGATTCCAGGCACTAATACCCTCCCAGCTATGGGCATTTTCGTGATTGGTTTTGGTTTATTAGAAGATGACGGAGCAATTAGTTTGGGAGGATTAGTTCTTTGTTTAATGGGAGCTACTTTGACTATCTCCATACTCTACGCCTTATCTGTAGGCGGAACGAGTCTTTATGACTGGCTTAAAGCAACATTGAAACAGGTGCTGGGAGGTTGAACCTAAGCGATCGCTTCTCTTAAATGCGGGATAAGCGATCGATAAGAGTGGTCAAAGTGACCTTCTGAGCAGTAACTTAGATCTAACAGCTAAATTTGCGTTGGGCTAACTATGGGGATTTTTCGTCAATATATTGCGCCTTTGCTGATCGTTTTAGTGTTTCTAGTCGCACTTTTAGCAGTCAGTGCCCGGATCTTTTTACCCTCAGATATGGCAGCACCAGCACCTGTTGGGTGGGTATTACCCCACCCGACAACAAATTATGCGCCTGAACTAGATTGACCCTCTAAAGCCGCTTGAGTTACTTTACGATCTAGCTTGAGTACCAACACAGCTAAAGGAGGCAAACATAAATCGATAGAGTAAGCCTGATTTTGACAAGCCCAGTCATCAGTCCACTTACCACCTAAGTTACCCATATTGCTGCCACCATACTCACGGGCATCGCTATTGAATAGTTCTTGATAAAAACCCTTTTCTGGAATGCCGACTCGGTAGTGACTGTGGGGTTGAGGGGTGAAATTGCAAACCACAATCAGAAAATCTTGAGGATTATCACTGCGGCGAATAAAAGCCACGACACTGTGGCGATTATCGCTACAATCAATCCAGTCAAACCCTTGGGGGTCGTAATCTTGAACGTATAGAGCTGGTTCGCTGCGGTACAAGTGATTGAGTTCGCTCATCATTTGCTTTAAACCAGCATGGGGACTGTACTGTAGTAACTGCCATTCTAAATCTCCCCAAACATTCCACTCACTCCATTGTCCGAATTCCATACTCATAAATAGAGTTTTTTTGCCGGGGTGAGTAAACATATAAGAAAATAAACAACGGGCATTAGCAAACTTTTGCCATTCATCCCCTGGCATTTTCCCAATCATGTTACTCTTGCCATGCACTACCTCATCGTGAGATAGTGCTAGCATGAAATTTTCGGTGTGGTGATACCAAATACTGAAGGTAATGTTATTTTGATGGAATTGGCGGAACCAAGGGTCCATATGGAAGTAATCGAGCATATCGTGCATCCAACCCATATTCCACTTCAGGTTGAAGCCTAACCCGCCTACATATGTCGGCCATGATACCATTGGCCAAGCAGTAGATTCTTCAGCAATGGATAACACCCCAGGAAAATAGCCAAAGATAATATTGTTTGTCTGACGGAGAAATTCTACAGCTTCGAGATTTTCGCGACCACCATACTGATTGGTTACCCATTCTCCATCTTTGCGGAAATAATCTAGATAGAGCATAGAAGCCACAGCATCTACTCTAATTCCATCAATATGGTATTTATCAAACCAAAACAGCGCATTAGCGACTAAAAAGTTCCGAACTTCATTGCGCCCGTAGTTAAAGACTAAAGTACCCCACTCCTTATGTTCGCCCTTGCGAGGATCGGCGTGTTCGTACAGGTGAGTGCCATCAAAAAAGGCTAAACCGTGACCATCTTTGGGGAAATGACCGGGAACCCAATCTACAAGTACCCCAATCCCGTTGGCGTGGCATTGGTCTACAAAATACATGAAATCTTCAGGAGTACCGAAGCGGGAAGTAGGGGCATAATAACCCGTGACTTGATAACCCCAAGAACCATCAAATGGATGTTCGGCGACGGGTAAGACTTCAATATGAGTAAAACCTAGTTCTTTAACATAAGGAATTAACTTCGCTGCTAACTCGCGGTAGGTAAGGAAACGCGCCCCTGGTTTGTAGTCAGATACCATGACAGAGGTTCCGGTTTCGCCATTTTCTAATAAAGGTGGTTCCGCAGTGGAACCATGCATCCAAGAACCTAAGTGACATTCATAAACCGAAACTGGTTGTTTGAGTGGATCTCTATGGCGGCGAGTTTCCATCCACTCTGAGTCGTTCCAAGTATATTTATGGAGATCTGTGACTATAGAAGCTGTTTTTGGTCTAATTTCCTGTTGGAAACCATAGGGATCGCTTTTTTCATAGATATGCCCTTGATGGTTTTTAATTTCGTATTTGTAATGTTCTCCCACTCCTATTTCGGGGATGAACATTTCCCAAATTCCATTAGCCCGCCGACGCATTTGGTGTTTGCGACCATCCCAGAGGTTAAAGTCGCCTAAAAGAGAGACGTTACGGGCATTAGGTGCCCAAACAGCAAAATAAACCCCTTTAACACCTTCTAGTTCGATCGCATGAGCGCCTAGTTTTTCATATATCCGGTGGTGGTTACCTTCAGCAAATAAATGAATGTCATAATCAGATAATCCAGGAGAACTGAAAGCATATGGATCATAGGTCACTCGTTCGTGACCGTTTTCTTGAATTCTCAGTTGATAATTTGGTAGTTCGACTAGTTCAATTTGACATTCAAAAAAATGTGGGTTGTGGACTGAGTGCATAGGATACTCAGTTCTAAGTTCTGGACAAACTACCGAGGCTTTTTCCGCGTTCGGAAGGTAGGCACGCACTGCCCAGATGATTTTGCCATTTTCTTCCATGCTATGGGGACCAAGTACTTGAAATGGGTCTTCATGTTGGTTCCTAGCAATGCGATCGATCTGGTCTGGGGCAATGGTGATGGACATAGACTGTACTTAATCCTGGAGATTGACGATTAAATTTTTCTAAAAGCTGGG
The DNA window shown above is from Merismopedia glauca CCAP 1448/3 and carries:
- a CDS encoding Uma2 family endonuclease, with translation MTTLTLPLMVDLKHVHLTDEQFYQLCINNPDLNIERNAAGVLIFMSPVGGYSGNREMELGIDLGIWNRQTGLGKVFSSSTIFKLPGGGNRSPDAAWVELSRWEALTPEQRQKFPPIAPDFIIELRSRTDDLPTLQAKMQEYQDSGVRLAWLFDPQNQQVEIYRQGQEKEVLALPTQLSGEAVLPGFTLEVARFTD
- a CDS encoding class I SAM-dependent methyltransferase, with translation MDENKLNSLVGQFLQDLGGAFSVPLVQIGEHLGLYEALNDAGPSTVTEIAQSTGVAERYMREWLSAQAASKYISYDADTEKFWMTPEQAFLLADRDSPFYLAPAFGAAATFQQNEPQVREVFKTGAGIPWGEQTQCLSCAVARFFRPGYQNNLVQSWLPALNGMVEKLEQGARVADVGCGHGITTAIMAQAFPNSEFVGFDFHQPSIDAARDHVAAHSLTNVRFEVSLAKELPGHYDLVTIFDCLHDMGDPVGAMKHVRELLDENGACMIVEPMAGDRLADNLNPVSRLYYSASTMVCVPTSLAQENGAALGAQAGEKRLREAIVDGAGFSHLNRVAETPFNLVLEARP
- a CDS encoding DICT sensory domain-containing protein, with amino-acid sequence MSIPTSILADLLSAIPEIRTQLYFKSSLTALSHAMEDQVLAGSEPPLVIASFQRERFYRQEAHRYRRIADKTRQVYILAAPETEFKNCSQEYETVAFEPEDGLAQEWHLVVISPSYCCGLICREKIVEDKTEAKVTCRQNTPTKVAQPIAAMDTSRRFEGIWTFERPIVSLAAELLLKQILVYRPELSDKVRQAFNLYQIKPEIKPSKVITPRNEGFTNYEAFVQRLVTYLQAGQYKLLKAYRSIADREQKERLVNSITTAIRRSLDPEEILQAAVEQLGIAVAASRCLIYRCQATDRETEIIHEFCATYPKKRGKIPSIQGKIWSFGNNPLFEKVAQTLEPVCVNDAATDELLIDRPDVQSLVEKYKIRSWLMVPVVYKDQLLGIVEIHHCGESEPQWQENEVGLVEAIAAQIAVALLQAQAYTNLENLNQQLEALDRTRSNLVAITGHELRTPLSTIQVCLESLASEPDMSLELRQVMLNTALQDGERMRKLIQDFLTLSRLEGGQVDWHPETLSLKECVELAISGLRARNLETKIPKIIVNLPPKLLVRADGEWLVEVLAKLMDNACKFTTPQGQVIVTAIADDPSMVEVTITDTGRGITPESLETVFDLFYQEEGALRRTTGGTGLGLAICRQIVNNWGGKIWAQSAGKNQGSQFHFTVPLVSSHPSRTLENKLQRSP
- a CDS encoding glycosyl hydrolase family 28-related protein, which produces MLKKPFKLLLCLGLIPTIFNGTIPVLAATQPVSLDKKFPNISNIVNIKTAYGAKGDGITDDTQAILQAIRDNLGYKSGKKVIYFPKGTYLVSDTLVWKNNSGNWENFLAFQGENPNTSIIKLKDKATGYQDPQNPKAVIYTAGIGGFPNGGGGRSHRNYIFDLTVDTGKGNAGAVGIDYHANNLGALRNVTIRSGDGSGTVGLSMSRGWPGPCLIKNVKIVGFNLGIDTVSPEYSITLENITLENQKVAGIRNMWNILSIHGLTSNNRVPVIKHENTTQAYSRDTRNLTVLIDAKLNGGSPENVAIDNYAGNVYLRNVKTTGYQAVVKNRGQIIPGTSITEYVSAQALSLFNSTGRSLKLPIEEAPVFHDNNLENWVNVADFGATPSDGSNDTTAIQKAIDSSINSGKTTLYFPTGYYRINKTLILRGNIKKILGLYARLESYDNVFFSNSQAPQPFLRIGNGNPDTVIINGLDTGGGIGDNAGAIGIEQATRRTLVLEDLRLGGSRSYRGISGAGKLFLEDIWGSKFEFSSTQKVWARQLNPEINDWKIRNNGAKLWILGLKTENNTTSLGSPTVIETRNGGSTELLGGLIYPTKDVPNSAPAFINQNSNVSLIYAVSAFQSFTRNHNIHIQETKQGNTKSLLRTNVLGRDVYGSVMPLYSGVTP
- a CDS encoding exopolysaccharide biosynthesis protein; the encoded protein is MAQLSKDLHRYFIETPPGDRVTLSDVLVLAGERTFGFLFVLLALPSALPIPAAGYSTPFGIVMLLLAVQLILGSQSPWLPAKMMKYPIALTRVQGIVKAGIPWMQRIEKLSKPRLRGICTTRIGRGILGLAIALMAISMMIPIPGTNTLPAMGIFVIGFGLLEDDGAISLGGLVLCLMGATLTISILYALSVGGTSLYDWLKATLKQVLGG
- the glgB gene encoding 1,4-alpha-glucan branching enzyme yields the protein MSITIAPDQIDRIARNQHEDPFQVLGPHSMEENGKIIWAVRAYLPNAEKASVVCPELRTEYPMHSVHNPHFFECQIELVELPNYQLRIQENGHERVTYDPYAFSSPGLSDYDIHLFAEGNHHRIYEKLGAHAIELEGVKGVYFAVWAPNARNVSLLGDFNLWDGRKHQMRRRANGIWEMFIPEIGVGEHYKYEIKNHQGHIYEKSDPYGFQQEIRPKTASIVTDLHKYTWNDSEWMETRRHRDPLKQPVSVYECHLGSWMHGSTAEPPLLENGETGTSVMVSDYKPGARFLTYRELAAKLIPYVKELGFTHIEVLPVAEHPFDGSWGYQVTGYYAPTSRFGTPEDFMYFVDQCHANGIGVLVDWVPGHFPKDGHGLAFFDGTHLYEHADPRKGEHKEWGTLVFNYGRNEVRNFLVANALFWFDKYHIDGIRVDAVASMLYLDYFRKDGEWVTNQYGGRENLEAVEFLRQTNNIIFGYFPGVLSIAEESTAWPMVSWPTYVGGLGFNLKWNMGWMHDMLDYFHMDPWFRQFHQNNITFSIWYHHTENFMLALSHDEVVHGKSNMIGKMPGDEWQKFANARCLFSYMFTHPGKKTLFMSMEFGQWSEWNVWGDLEWQLLQYSPHAGLKQMMSELNHLYRSEPALYVQDYDPQGFDWIDCSDNRHSVVAFIRRSDNPQDFLIVVCNFTPQPHSHYRVGIPEKGFYQELFNSDAREYGGSNMGNLGGKWTDDWACQNQAYSIDLCLPPLAVLVLKLDRKVTQAALEGQSSSGA